The following are encoded together in the Lactuca sativa cultivar Salinas chromosome 1, Lsat_Salinas_v11, whole genome shotgun sequence genome:
- the LOC111913576 gene encoding uncharacterized protein LOC111913576 isoform X6 — protein sequence MFPSLAVTKGLCVRNFCDDHHISGNPEGCSRYILSSQYLTSHQKEGFKDMFVVFGIILDYWLLDLVQAIHMSWVLLHSQLLCNKLLYMQSMQYSDMDIRISSEIGNRKKKKIDR from the exons ATGTTTCCATCTTTAGCGGTTACCAAGGGATTATGTGTGCGAAATTTTTGTGATGATCACCATATCTCAGGAAATCCTGAAG GTTGCTCGAGATATATATTATCATCACAATATCTTACATCTCACCAGAAG GAGGGTTTTAAGGATATGTTTGTAGTTTTTGGTATCATATTGGATTATTGGCTACTGGACTTG GTTCAGGCGATACATATGTCTTGGGTTTTGCTACATTCACAACTTCTCTGCAATAAGCTACTATATATGCAG AGTATGCAATATAGTGACATGGATATCAGGATATCGAGTGAGATAGGGAATAGGAAAAAGAAAAAGATAGACAGATAA
- the LOC111913576 gene encoding uncharacterized protein LOC111913576 isoform X7, with protein sequence MFPSLAVTKGLCVRNFCDDHHISGNPEGCSRYILSSQYLTSHQKEGFKDMFVVFGIILDYWLLDLVCYHLLWFRRYICLGFCYIHNFSAISYYICRVCNIVTWISGYRVR encoded by the exons ATGTTTCCATCTTTAGCGGTTACCAAGGGATTATGTGTGCGAAATTTTTGTGATGATCACCATATCTCAGGAAATCCTGAAG GTTGCTCGAGATATATATTATCATCACAATATCTTACATCTCACCAGAAG GAGGGTTTTAAGGATATGTTTGTAGTTTTTGGTATCATATTGGATTATTGGCTACTGGACTTGGTTTGTTATCATCTATTGTG GTTCAGGCGATACATATGTCTTGGGTTTTGCTACATTCACAACTTCTCTGCAATAAGCTACTATATATGCAG AGTATGCAATATAGTGACATGGATATCAGGATATCGAGTGAGATAG
- the LOC111913576 gene encoding uncharacterized protein LOC111913576 isoform X4, with translation MICEKLLICYGYLHILLFFLVISSSGCSRYILSSQYLTSHQKEGFKDMFVVFGIILDYWLLDLVQAIHMSWVLLHSQLLCNKLLYMQVHIYRLIYFPPLVDVYVKYEVKPTTSMTKFKLLYFINARI, from the exons ATGATTTGTGAAAAGTTATTAATTTGTTATGGGTATTTGCACATTTTACTCTTCTTTCTTGTGATTTCATCATCAG GTTGCTCGAGATATATATTATCATCACAATATCTTACATCTCACCAGAAG GAGGGTTTTAAGGATATGTTTGTAGTTTTTGGTATCATATTGGATTATTGGCTACTGGACTTG GTTCAGGCGATACATATGTCTTGGGTTTTGCTACATTCACAACTTCTCTGCAATAAGCTACTATATATGCAG GTTCACATATACAGACTGATCTACTTTCCACCTTTAGTTGATGTGTATGTTAAATATGAAGTGAAACCAACAACTTCCATGACTAAATTTAAATTATTATACTTTATAAATGCAAGAATATGA
- the LOC111913576 gene encoding uncharacterized protein LOC111913576 isoform X2, whose protein sequence is MFPSLAVTKGLCVRNFCDDHHISGNPEGCSRYILSSQYLTSHQKEGFKDMFVVFGIILDYWLLDLVQAIHMSWVLLHSQLLCNKLLYMQVHIYRLIYFPPLVDVYVKYEVKPTTSMTKFKLLYFINARI, encoded by the exons ATGTTTCCATCTTTAGCGGTTACCAAGGGATTATGTGTGCGAAATTTTTGTGATGATCACCATATCTCAGGAAATCCTGAAG GTTGCTCGAGATATATATTATCATCACAATATCTTACATCTCACCAGAAG GAGGGTTTTAAGGATATGTTTGTAGTTTTTGGTATCATATTGGATTATTGGCTACTGGACTTG GTTCAGGCGATACATATGTCTTGGGTTTTGCTACATTCACAACTTCTCTGCAATAAGCTACTATATATGCAG GTTCACATATACAGACTGATCTACTTTCCACCTTTAGTTGATGTGTATGTTAAATATGAAGTGAAACCAACAACTTCCATGACTAAATTTAAATTATTATACTTTATAAATGCAAGAATATGA
- the LOC111913576 gene encoding uncharacterized protein LOC111913576 isoform X9, which produces MITISQEILKEGFKDMFVVFGIILDYWLLDLVQAIHMSWVLLHSQLLCNKLLYMQVHIYRLIYFPPLVDVYVKYEVKPTTSMTKFKLLYFINARI; this is translated from the exons ATGATCACCATATCTCAGGAAATCCTGAAG GAGGGTTTTAAGGATATGTTTGTAGTTTTTGGTATCATATTGGATTATTGGCTACTGGACTTG GTTCAGGCGATACATATGTCTTGGGTTTTGCTACATTCACAACTTCTCTGCAATAAGCTACTATATATGCAG GTTCACATATACAGACTGATCTACTTTCCACCTTTAGTTGATGTGTATGTTAAATATGAAGTGAAACCAACAACTTCCATGACTAAATTTAAATTATTATACTTTATAAATGCAAGAATATGA
- the LOC111913576 gene encoding uncharacterized protein LOC111913576 isoform X8, whose amino-acid sequence MFPSLAVTKGLCVRNFCDDHHISGNPEGCSRYILSSQYLTSHQKEGFKDMFVVFGIILDYWLLDLVCYHLLWFRRYICLGFCYIHNFSAISYYICRFTYTD is encoded by the exons ATGTTTCCATCTTTAGCGGTTACCAAGGGATTATGTGTGCGAAATTTTTGTGATGATCACCATATCTCAGGAAATCCTGAAG GTTGCTCGAGATATATATTATCATCACAATATCTTACATCTCACCAGAAG GAGGGTTTTAAGGATATGTTTGTAGTTTTTGGTATCATATTGGATTATTGGCTACTGGACTTGGTTTGTTATCATCTATTGTG GTTCAGGCGATACATATGTCTTGGGTTTTGCTACATTCACAACTTCTCTGCAATAAGCTACTATATATGCAG GTTCACATATACAGACTGA
- the LOC111913576 gene encoding uncharacterized protein LOC111913576 isoform X5: protein MFPSLAVTKGLCVRNFCDDHHISGNPEGCSRYILSSQYLTSHQKEGFKDMFVVFGIILDYWLLDLVCYHLLWFRRYICLGFCYIHNFSAISYYICRNSLWIKSKIVSYSHSEIYIKQEVL from the exons ATGTTTCCATCTTTAGCGGTTACCAAGGGATTATGTGTGCGAAATTTTTGTGATGATCACCATATCTCAGGAAATCCTGAAG GTTGCTCGAGATATATATTATCATCACAATATCTTACATCTCACCAGAAG GAGGGTTTTAAGGATATGTTTGTAGTTTTTGGTATCATATTGGATTATTGGCTACTGGACTTGGTTTGTTATCATCTATTGTG GTTCAGGCGATACATATGTCTTGGGTTTTGCTACATTCACAACTTCTCTGCAATAAGCTACTATATATGCAG AAATTCACTATGGATTAAGAGTAAAATCGTCAGTTACTCTCATTCAGAAATTTATATTAAACAAGAAGTTTTATAG
- the LOC111913576 gene encoding uncharacterized protein LOC111913576 isoform X10 — protein sequence MFPSLAVTKGLCVRNFCDDHHISGNPEGCSRYILSSQYLTSHQKEGFKDMFVVFGIILDYWLLDLVQAIHMSWVLLHSQLLCNKLLYMQKFTMD from the exons ATGTTTCCATCTTTAGCGGTTACCAAGGGATTATGTGTGCGAAATTTTTGTGATGATCACCATATCTCAGGAAATCCTGAAG GTTGCTCGAGATATATATTATCATCACAATATCTTACATCTCACCAGAAG GAGGGTTTTAAGGATATGTTTGTAGTTTTTGGTATCATATTGGATTATTGGCTACTGGACTTG GTTCAGGCGATACATATGTCTTGGGTTTTGCTACATTCACAACTTCTCTGCAATAAGCTACTATATATGCAG AAATTCACTATGGATTAA
- the LOC111913576 gene encoding uncharacterized protein LOC111913576 isoform X1 — MFPSLAVTKGLCVRNFCDDHHISGNPEGCSRYILSSQYLTSHQKEGFKDMFVVFGIILDYWLLDLVCYHLLWFRRYICLGFCYIHNFSAISYYICRCFFYRFIKSLFLSYRYQFNFSKVKSIFFNQSLN; from the exons ATGTTTCCATCTTTAGCGGTTACCAAGGGATTATGTGTGCGAAATTTTTGTGATGATCACCATATCTCAGGAAATCCTGAAG GTTGCTCGAGATATATATTATCATCACAATATCTTACATCTCACCAGAAG GAGGGTTTTAAGGATATGTTTGTAGTTTTTGGTATCATATTGGATTATTGGCTACTGGACTTGGTTTGTTATCATCTATTGTG GTTCAGGCGATACATATGTCTTGGGTTTTGCTACATTCACAACTTCTCTGCAATAAGCTACTATATATGCAGGTGTTTTTTTTATCGTTTCATTAAATCGTTGTTTCTTTCTTATAGATACCAATTCAACTTCTCCAAGGTCAAATCTATTTTTTTCAATCAAAGTTTAAATTAA
- the LOC111913576 gene encoding uncharacterized protein LOC111913576 isoform X3 yields MICEKLLICYGYLHILLFFLVISSSGCSRYILSSQYLTSHQKEGFKDMFVVFGIILDYWLLDLVCYHLLWFRRYICLGFCYIHNFSAISYYICRCFFYRFIKSLFLSYRYQFNFSKVKSIFFNQSLN; encoded by the exons ATGATTTGTGAAAAGTTATTAATTTGTTATGGGTATTTGCACATTTTACTCTTCTTTCTTGTGATTTCATCATCAG GTTGCTCGAGATATATATTATCATCACAATATCTTACATCTCACCAGAAG GAGGGTTTTAAGGATATGTTTGTAGTTTTTGGTATCATATTGGATTATTGGCTACTGGACTTGGTTTGTTATCATCTATTGTG GTTCAGGCGATACATATGTCTTGGGTTTTGCTACATTCACAACTTCTCTGCAATAAGCTACTATATATGCAGGTGTTTTTTTTATCGTTTCATTAAATCGTTGTTTCTTTCTTATAGATACCAATTCAACTTCTCCAAGGTCAAATCTATTTTTTTCAATCAAAGTTTAAATTAA